AGAGCAGTGACCTTTGAAGCAAGACCCATGCATCCCAAAAAAAGAATACCATCCCCCCTCTCTCTCTTCAGCATCTGCCAACCGATGACGGAACCGCCAGGCTTCGGCACTTGTTCTTGTGCACATGCAATGCGAGAACCATGGCgatgtcttcttcctcttccatgTAAAACTCCTCGTCGGATTTCGTGTACTCATAGGAGCTTGAACGCATGCTCAAACTTATCTACATTTTCCAAAACGTTGTGTCCATTATAATTaaaacattacaatcaaaattGTAAACAAAAGCTGATAGGAAAAGAACAAAGTTATACCATTGACAAAACGTCAAACATCATCTGTGCAACGAGCTTCTCGACCGCTGACGGTATATCGATGTATCCACGGTGGGGCAGAGGAGCTGGAGGTATCGGCAGCCTCAGCTCCGTCAGCGTGGGGCGGGCGAGGTGGGGCCGACGGACGACGGTGGTGCGTTGGATGAGCTCAAGACCCAACCTGTCGACTCCGGCAAGTGACATGTCCCCTCCGGCCGCGCGGGAGCTTGTGGACCGCAGATCAAATCTCCTTGGTGTACAGTAGCCCTGCAAACGGCCGACATATGGCCATGGCGAGCCGGAATCGGCCGAAACCTGGCTGACGGTAGGTCGTGGCGTTTTCGGCCATCCCTAGGTGTGGGACGGGAACCGACGGGCGACAGGGATGTTCAACAAGCCATGATCGACATGAAACACAAAccagtagcagaaataagcaaaaAAAAAGTTTAATGAGACATGATAGATACGATAAAACAGACCAGTAGTAGTGGCGCCATACAAGCATAATTATAGCATACTGCTAACTTAACAGGACACCCCTCCGGCGCTAGCAACTTAGTTCATACTTCATAGACCAGCTCCTAGACCTCATCGGCGTCATCAGAGATCACAAAGTAGGCGTATCCCTTGTCGTGGTACTGCTCGAGGATGTCCATCTCCATGTCCCGCACCCTCTCCATGGCCTCGTACCCCTTGATGATGATCGCGTACTTGGCCTGGTCGCCACGCACAAAGCTGAGGAGACGCTCGTTGCTCACGCGGCTTGGGACATAGAAAGGTGGCCCCGATTTGAGTTCGTTGATGAACTGCTGGGAAACCAGGTGCATCCGCTTGCCGTCGCCAGCGACCTTGATCATCGGGAGCCCCGCCGATTTGGCATCCTCGGCGGTCGCTCTGATCCTGGACACCACCTCTTCTTCATTGCGCTCCACCAGCAagtcagcctcgtcgtcctcaccGGCCATCGGCGCCGGCACAAGGTGAGCCTCTTCCTCTCCCATGATTCCGATCTCTATCGCCTGCTTCTCTAGTTCTCTTCCTCCTTCCTTTCCCTTCCCTGCGACTGCGAGCTTTGTCGAGATCGATGAGCGCTACAGACCGCGTCAATATATACCTAGCGAACCTCCAACCCTAGGCGGTATCGGCCCCGTCTGGCCCGCGGAGATCGACTCCAACTCCCACGCCCGTCTGGCCCTAGGTGTTTTCCTGATGGCGCGGTCCACTTGCGTCTCCGGCTCGGACCCTGCAGCCATGGTGGCAACGCAACCAGCTCCGGGTCAAATACTCAAATTGCACGACTTTGCAACTAAAATACAAATAAATTCACACTTTTGAGCTAACACTAATACGTTTGCTTTAGCCACGACCATCCATGACTTGGGCGACAAGGATCGATCCTGAAGAAGCTATGTAATAAAATATAGAAAGGTTCATGAATTTCTGTTTGTGAAAAGAACAAGGATATTTTTTTTGAATGTAAAATATATATAACCCAgccagcaagccgcctcattaaaagccTCCCActccccttaggtaccctggtgaggaaaagagtgcgtcaaaAACTTGCTGGCTCAAATCAGAGTATCGTTACATCGTTCAGGATCGACGGTAAGTGGAAGCTAGGGGGTTCATCGACCCAATTACAAGAAGATTTACTAGAAAAACCATAACTAGCTAACTCGTGGGCAACTCTATTAGCTTCTCTAGGACAGTGCTTGAAATGAACCTGGCCGATAAGGGTAGCTAGATCTACACGGTTTGCAAATACTGCAGAAAATTCATCAAATTAACCAAGTCATCTCCCCAGTACACGCTTCAACAATCTCCGTCGAATCTGATTCCGCCACAATGTTAGAGCATCCCATCCTATTAGCCAGCTCAAGTCCCTCCTTCATAGTCATGGCTTCAGCTGCCCTCGCCGAAGAAACATGAGGAAGGAAGTAAGATAGCGCTGATATAAATTTCCCTGAGTGATCTCTTAAGATAGCTCCAACCGAACCAGAAGAAAACTCAGGATAGTAAGCCCCATCGACATTAACTTTGATTTGCCAAATGTCAGGTTTGCACCATTTAATTTCATCCGGACTTCTTTTCTTACCAACCTTAGCCGAATTAGCTGCAATTGCCAACACTGCCATCTTACACTGATGCATGAGCTGCACCGTCTCGTCATGCGTTCTGCGACGGCGGATCCACCATAAGTACCAACATgaaataatgataatttcaacCCGTAGATTATTGGAGAGCTAAAGCAAGAAAAGTTTCTTTCGTGAACCCTCCGCCTTTCTTCCACTAGCATGAGTTGATGGTGTGGCATCGCTGACCCGGCCATCCTGTCGTCGGAATCCAAAATCAGTGTGACATTGTTGCTTGGGCATGCAAAGTCGTCCACACGGTCTAGCGCTATCGGGTTTGGACACAAAACGGCTCCAACAGACCTCCGGTCAGCTAAAATGTGATCCATTTTATCTAGAAATCCTTTCGGTCCACCCCCAGCCTCAATATTCGGGGTGAGGCAGGTATGGGATATTGGCTCATCGGGCATGTGTACCGGACACGAGTTATAATAGCGGTTTTTACAATGGAGGTTGGTATTAGAAGGCTTTAGTGTATCGATTAGCTGCCCTTCACTAGCAAAGCATCTTCAATGATCAATTTCTCTTGGCGAGGACCAGGTAGGCAGGGACTGATAGCTCATCACTGTATCAGCGGCCTACCGTACAAGCAGTGATCTGTAGAGCAACTAACTGGCTTTTTTACGGTGGAACTGGCTTTAGGTGTGACCAAGATGTGTGCTTCTTAGCAAGATTTTTATTCTTAATAGTATCTTGCTTCCGAGAAAAATCCACACATTGGAAACAATTTTGGTACATCGCCATATGTTTCTAGTATAAAAttctactacctccgtcccaaaatataagacGTTTTAGTAGGCTATTTTAGCTCACTCAAAAGTCTTCTATTTTGTAAGAAAGGAAGTACCATATTGATTATGATTTGTTTCACAACAGGTGATTGTTCGCCATGGTAATTAGAAACATTTTTTGTTTTAAGAACCATAGAAACATACCTTTGATTGAAGGAAGCGTTATTTTTTGGTGTGTTGAAAACTTATTATTTATGTGATATAGGTAAAAAAAATTGTAATTGACACGAACATAAATTTTGCACTATGACATCATTCTTAGAGTGTTGTAGAAAGAACTTGGTGTTGCGAAACAACTCTGCAAGGAACACTGGAACAAGTTTTTTTTTATTAAAAAGGGACTTTACAACTCCGTATCTAGCAACAAAAATAACACCATTGCAGAAACATTGTTTTCATTTGGCCTTGTCGGGGCCGTAGTGGAAGGAGGGGCAGATCATGAACTAGCTCCTCTTCGTCAACACGGCAGCTGCCTTCCTGCCTATGAAGAGTGGTTCCTCATCCTGGTTATGGTAGTATCACATTCGATATCATTGCAAGATAGTTGGCAACTCGGCACTGTGTTGCAAACGCGACGAAAGCATCGTTCGAATTGGGTGCAACCAGAATCTCGTGGTTgaagcaaaaacaaaaaatatCAACCTTTTGGATAATTTATTTATGTGCCACAACCAAGCAACTAGTAAGCGAAAACATGATCCTATATGACTCAGAATGAATACGGCATTGAATCATTTTTCACCATTGTTGTATTTTTGGAACTCAGTGAACAGAGAGATGTCTGAATTTTCTTAGTCCGGTCGCAGCAAAGAGCAGTCCTAAACCACAAGAAATCTCCAACAACACACGGTGAATTATTCAAAAAGTTCCAACTAATTTTCTTGAGGGAAAAGAACCGTGGAATGCTAGCACACATGAGGATCCGGGGTTGAATTACCTATTATATCAATAATCAACTAATACTACGAAATATATATGGCACGAATAAAAGATTAACTAACTAACTGTGTGATGGAGAAGGGGTCATGTTAGTAGGCAACAACGGCACCATGCTGATTGTACATGGGGTGCCACGAGTGTGGCGGCGGCGGGACGTGGTGCATGTACACCGTCATCGGCGCTGCAGGCGCCCTCCTCTCCGCCCCGGCCGCCACCATGTACCTCTTCTCCTCCCAGTGTTGCGGCTGTTGCCCGGGCTACTTTTTCTCCACCGGCTTGGGACTGGACGGCACCATCGTTGCTGAAATGATGGTGACGATGTCAGCATGCTTGCAGGCCTTCCTCCTTGTGGCCTCCAGCACGTCCATCGGGTCGACGCCGCCCATGGCTGTCATCGTTCACTCCTTCTTCGAGTCGATCTTGATCTCGTCCACACCTTCATCATGACAAAACGCAAGAGCATCATGCATACAAACGCAATAATTTGGTTGCTAGTCTCACTATTATAAACGCCATAAATTTAGTATAACTATTTGTATGCATTATGTTTTAATGGATTAATTATTATTTAGTTACATTGGATTTCCTCTCTTATAAACATCGTAAAATTTAATTTAAATATATTTTAATTGCTTTATGTTCCTAGTTGTTTAATTTATATATTTAGTTTCATATTAAAACTAATTTATTAGACAAAGCAAAGACAAGATTGTGTATATACAGCTTGTTATTTAAGGTCGACACCACTTCAGTGTCATGTTCAAAGATCAAAAAAGTTCTCCTAATTACCAAACCGGCTAAAAACATACTACCTCCGttacaaggaataaggcgcacgcatatttcaagacgaactttgaccataaaaattgagcaacaaattcttattatattatatgtaattagtatcgttggatttgcATTGAAAAGCattttttaatgatattaatttcatacaaataatctttatctatttaaagtaattcttggtcaaaaaaAGCTCGTAAAATAAGGACGTCTTataccttgaaacggaggtagtaaatAACACCTTTAAGGAACATGCCTACCAGTATATGACAGTCTCATCATAATAACTTTATAAATTATAGTCTAGTTGCTATCACCTCACCACACACTAGACACCGCTATCAAGATAGTTGTTGAACCGCACACTATACAAAGATGTGCTAACATAATCATGAGAACTGAGAAATATACACAAACACACACATAATTGTACTAAAATTTAAGTAGGTTCCATAAATTAATCATTATTTTCTGTCATGTTTAAGAGACTCTTGTATAATTTTAAGGGGCATTGTCTCAATAGTGGAAGATAGCTCCTCCTAAAAAATATGGGTTAAAGTGCATGTATTTTCCAACAAAAGATGTTCGTATTTATGAAAGAGTGGTATAATAATTTTTTAtcaagattttcatgtggttATATATGTAGAACAATATATACACCTAAAATTTTTAAACACATTCATTTTAAAGAAGTATAAAACTTTGGTATAATATTGTTTTTTTAACTATGGTCTATGTATACCAATTAATGTAATCATTAATACAATACAATAAAGTACATATATCTGCACTAACTTGGTTGATCAAAATGCGGCTCCTGCAGTAGGTAGGATGCCACCATGCCattctattttatttttctaCTCAAGGTGCCATACAAGTGGAGCGGCTGTATATAGGCGAGATTTGTTTGGATATAAATCGGAATTTTTTTCGTTTATCTCTTTGAAAACCTCAGGTTGAATGGTTCATCTTGGTAATAGCTGATTTGTTGCTTAATAATGCCATTATCTAGCCGGCTATATATTTTGGAAATAGATTGTCGGTGCCGCTGGCAAATGCATATGTTTTGTGGTAACCGACTTATTCGTTTTTAATGCACTATTAAATTTTcataaatagccaaaaataacgTGTGTATCTTGCTaaataaaaacaaaatgtctCCTAGCTCTGGACTCTATCCACATATCTCTAAGATTTCTAGCTCGTAAGTGTAGAAGATAAACACAAAGATTCTCTCCGATTTTATCAGCATTTTAGTCTTCATAATTTTTTGTTTGATTATTTGATTCATAAACTTATGAACTACAAAAAAATATAAGTTTTTATTCTCATTTGCAGAAACAATTTATTGACTCAAACACTCGGTTTCATTCTTAAAATCCTTCTTGGTTAAAATCTTATGTTCTCCACTAACACACAATCAAACAAAACCTGAATCATGTACATGCGCTAGTGTTTAATACAACATGGAACACAAATAAGTAGGCCCTCTGATCCATATTTTTGACATGGTTTTCCCACACCGATGAAATCTAATTTGTTTTCTTTGCGTCCTAAGTTCCATGAAAAATATGAAGATGCACCGAAGACTAGAGGTAAGGCTTGCATATATGAAAAGCCATGCATCGTTTGTACATAGTGGATTATCATCCCACAAAGTCATATTTATACATCATGTTCAATATGTGAAGGAGGGTTTTCCTAACATTCTTTCAGGAGGTCATAGGAAAAATTTGCTATCCCAATCACATGCATGCATTAGTTAGCAAGATTTGTCTTCTTTAATAGTATCTTGCTTCCGAAAAACACATTTTGGCGAAAATTTCGGGCGTCGTGAATTCGTGATATGTTTCTAGTACATAGTTCTAGTACGTTAATTACAATTTATTTCActtagtatgtggttttttgtttcacaATATGGGGTTTTTTCGTTGTGGGAACAATTTATGTGTGTCATGGAAACATTCTCTGTTTTTGGAACCATAGAAGCATTCTCTTGGTTGAAGGGAGAGTTGTTTTTCTGGTGTGTAGGAAACTACTTGTTTGAGTGGTAGACGAATTTATTTGTGATTGATAGGAAGATTATCTCTATGCTAGGACAACATTTTAGAGTAGTGCTCAGTATAAAAAAACATTTTTAGAGTGTTGCTGAAATAACCTTTGGTGTTGCGAATAAATTATTCATGTTGATAGCACCACAAGAAGCAAGAATCACTGAAATAGGTTTATTTGATACAAAAGTACTTTACAATTCTGTATGCAACAACAAAAGTAACACCATTACACAAAAACAGTTTTCATTCGGCCTCGTGGAGGCCGTAGTGGAAGGACAGGCAGATCATGAACCAGCTCCTCTTCATCAATACGGCAGCTGCCTTGTTGCCTATGAAGAGTGAACCCTCATTCGGTTATGGTTGCATCACCCTCAACGTCATTGCAAGATAGCTAGTTGGCACCTTGGCACTGTGTTGCAAACACGACTAAAGCGTGGTTCGAATTGGGTGCAACCAACAATGAAGCAAAATCTCCTGGTtggaacaaaaacaaaacaaaaaaaatcaaaccTTTTGGATAATTTGTTTATGTGTCGCAACCAAGTAACTAAGTGAAAACATTATCCTATGTGACTCGAATAAATACAGCATTACATCACTTTTTCACTATTTTTGTCTTTTCGGAATCTACTGAACAGGGAGATGTCTGACTTTCTTTGTGGTCGATCGCAGCAAAGAGCGGTCCTAAATCAAAAGCAATCTCCAACAACACTAAATAAATGGTTGTGAGTTTCCGTTTTCAACATCTTTGGTAAAATCAAGTCCACCACGTAGACACTCATAACACGCTCTGCCATAATTTTTTGCGGATAATCCCAATTTTGATTTAATAGTACATCCCAATAAAGGACGACCATACTTATTCAACTTATCTCTTTCAACTTGGATACCATGAGGCGGACCTTGGAAAGTTTTTGAATAAGCAACGGGAATTCGTAAAAGTGGGTGGATTATTCAAAAAGGTCAAGTAATTTTCCCGAGGGAAAAGAACCGTGGAATGCTAGCTCACGCGAGGATCCGGGGTCGAATTACCTAGTAGTAGTATATCAGTAATCAACTACTAGTACTCCTACTAAGAAATAAATATGGCACGAACAAACGATTAATTAACTAGCTACATGATGGAGCAGGGGTCCTGCTGGTATCCCATGACGGCGCCGTGCTGATCGTACGCGGGGTGCCACGAGTGCGGCGGCGGGACGTGGTGCACGTACAGCGTCATCGGCGGCTCAGGCGCCCTCCTCTCGGCCGCCGCCGCGGCCACCATGTACGTCTTCTCCTCCCACTGCTGCTGCTGCGGTTTCTGCTCgggcttcttcttctcctccggcTTGGAGCTGGGCGGCACCGTCGCCGCTGAACCGATGGTGACGATATCAGCACGCTTGCAGGCCTTCCTCCTCGTGGCCTCCACCACGTCCACCGGGTCCACGCCGCCGGTCACCGTCATCGTGCCTTTCTCCGAGTCGATCTCGATCTTGTCCACACCTTCATTATGACAAAACGCAAGAGCATCGGTCGTCAGTGGCACGTAGGTAAGAAAGAGTTAACCGGGGGAATGGCTCCGCTGTCAGTTCGGTCGTCGTACCTTGGAGGCTGGAGACGGCGAGCAGGACCTTGCGCTTGCATTTGCCGCAGGAGGTGTCCACCCTCAGCACCGTCCTCTTCGACGACATGAGCGAACGGCGGCGCCCGTAACCACGGCCCCTGCTCCGGCGCTCACTCGTGTGATGGTGACCGATCCCTTCACCACCACAACGACAACCACAACGCCGGTGGCTTGCGGGCTATATACAGATAGTTAGTGTCCCGTCTGGGTTTCAGGTGGTTAGGGACAGACACCGGTGCGGTCGCTCAGCGCCCCGAACGGGAAGTCCAATTAGTTCTAGAACGGACTTCACCCAGATGAGACGACAGTGAGTGAGAGTCGTATGTGATAACCGTTTACTCTTGTCGTGGCAAACATCAAGTCCTCTTTCTGTCCTGCGTGAGTTGCCTCCGGTCGCTGGGTGTTGGAACCACTTCAACCTGTCCATATGACTTTGTGTGGGTTGTTGGCACAGCAGTATTGGTGTTGGCTGAACTCTTGGCCCATTCTAGAATTCAGATGCTGCATACAAAATCGAGCATCATCAGCATCTGAAAGTTCAGATGACGAGCAACTAAATTCACAACCCAGTTAAATGACTACatagaactaagaagaaaccgctCGGGTCGTCCCCTCCAGGGCGACTCGGGGCGGAACCCTAGccccccgccgccgccttcccttccccctcctcctccctcctcgcCGTCCCCTGAGGCTGCCGCCGGCGAAGCCTGGCGCGgtcggtgatgggggcggcggggatctgtGCACGGTTCCCTGGGGCGGCGGTAGGAGGCACGCCTCCGCGCCGGGGGATGATCCCGGAACCCGTCGGTtgatggcggcgcggccatcTCATCACGTCTTCGCCGCGGCCTCGCCGGGCGGGCGatgatgggggcggcggcgcggccatggAACCATGGCGGCGCGGCTCTCTCCTCCGTTCCTCGCCGCGGTCTCACCGGGCAGGCGGTTTGGGGGCGGCAGCGCGGCCCTGGATCCTGGCGGCGCGATCCTCTCCTTCCTTCCTCGCCTCGGCATCGCCGGGCGGGTGGTGATGGGGGTGGatctcgtgctgctcctcctcaAGGTCTGGATCACGGCAcaaagggcggcggccctggatggcgGTGACGGCGTCGACTTGGTGGCAGGTGGCGGGCGTCAGGTGCGAtgggccggcgatggtgtcgccggtggagggttgggttggccagcccgggatggtcgccgacgtggggggtccgacctgaataaaggcggcggtcctagggcctctcttgcgtgaagaggaggacctaccggaggcctggactcgtgatctggccggagggttgagttccggaaggctccgccggcgaatgtaagagcgctttgcctggagtttgctggattggaggtattcggtcgtgcgcacccatgcgtttattccgaccgtttggttctgcagggagcggcgcgaagctctttttctgtgttgacatcaagtgactatggatccatgatgaaagtcggaagaagagaatttcttaAAGGCCGGAGGGGGGgggctagctaagggaggttcaagtctccgcgctgttgaggggcttgcttggtgtcccggCTTCACAGCATCGGTTTGGAAGTGTGGGTGGCAACAcaggtgaagcgcagagtcctacctttcagggtgaaaacccaaggtctggccttaactggttgtgcctggtagTGACCTtgctggaggcattgttttgagagcggggactatcttcagggtgaaaacctaagatctttgatcgggcgacgacggtgtttgagcactgttcccttcttgaaggtgtcgttttgtggagagtctgtaattcagctgttgtcatggtggtggatgtattgctgttgttaggcccgagatactgtagcgggacttttgtttcttagttttcttttcctttttttggctgtgtgcatccgtagtgccattagggtggtgcgttgttacagaggctgggtgtaattgatatcttcttgatattaatatattccctttatcggaaAAAATTCAGCTTCCCTGCATCGAAAATCGAGAAGCACAAATTCAAAAGGCACA
This region of Lolium perenne isolate Kyuss_39 chromosome 2, Kyuss_2.0, whole genome shotgun sequence genomic DNA includes:
- the LOC127330786 gene encoding uncharacterized protein, with the translated sequence MSSKRTVLRVDTSCGKCKRKVLLAVSSLQGVDKIEIDSEKGTMTVTGGVDPVDVVEATRRKACKRADIVTIGSAATVPPSSKPEEKKKPEQKPQQQQWEEKTYMVAAAAAERRAPEPPMTLYVHHVPPPHSWHPAYDQHGAVMGYQQDPCSIM